A genomic stretch from Canis lupus baileyi chromosome 3, mCanLup2.hap1, whole genome shotgun sequence includes:
- the MED11 gene encoding mediator of RNA polymerase II transcription subunit 11 isoform X1 translates to MATYSLANERLRALEDIEREIGAILQNAGTVILELSKEKTNERLLDRQAAAFTASVQHVEAELSAQIRYLTQPASQPASRDPGLGDPSRPSFSFLKEILKGGPAQFTGGHGAAPRGLQLLFQKGLSDGPEASGLCSPQAQ, encoded by the exons ATGGCTACCTACAGCCTGGCGAACGAGAGGCTCCGCGCCCTGGAGGACATCGAACGGGAAATCGGCGCCATTCTGCAGAACGCAG GGACCGTGATCCTGGAGCTGTCCAAGGAGAAGACCAACGAGCGGCTCCTGGACCGGCAGGCGGCGGCCTTCACGGCGTCTGTGCAGCACGTGGAGGCGGAGCTGTCGGCTCAGATCCGCTACCTCACCCAG ccagccagccagccagccagccgaGACCCGGGACTGGGTGACCCTTCCAGACCCAGCTTCTCCTTCCTGAAGGAAATACTTAAAGGTGGCCCTGCCCAATTCACTG GTGGCCACGGGGCAGCCCCACGAGGGCTCCAGCTACTCTTCCAGAAAGGACTGTCAGATGGCCCTGAAGCGAGTGGACTATGCTCGCCTCAAGCTCAGTGA
- the MED11 gene encoding mediator of RNA polymerase II transcription subunit 11 isoform X2: MATYSLANERLRALEDIEREIGAILQNAGTVILELSKEKTNERLLDRQAAAFTASVQHVEAELSAQIRYLTQVATGQPHEGSSYSSRKDCQMALKRVDYARLKLSDVARTCEQMLEN; this comes from the exons ATGGCTACCTACAGCCTGGCGAACGAGAGGCTCCGCGCCCTGGAGGACATCGAACGGGAAATCGGCGCCATTCTGCAGAACGCAG GGACCGTGATCCTGGAGCTGTCCAAGGAGAAGACCAACGAGCGGCTCCTGGACCGGCAGGCGGCGGCCTTCACGGCGTCTGTGCAGCACGTGGAGGCGGAGCTGTCGGCTCAGATCCGCTACCTCACCCAG GTGGCCACGGGGCAGCCCCACGAGGGCTCCAGCTACTCTTCCAGAAAGGACTGTCAGATGGCCCTGAAGCGAGTGGACTATGCTCGCCTCAAGCTCAGTGATGTGGCCCGAACCTGTGAGCAGATGCTGGAAAACTAG